The genomic interval GGCAGGCAGGGGACAAAAGCTCAAGagaagaattaaaaaacaagAGGCGGCAGGAGAGCGATATGATCTCGAGTCGCTCACAGAGAGGGATTGTGTTGGAGCTGGCCTGCCCCATATACAAACACCATATTATTATAAATCCctgcttcttctccttctcctgcaCTGCAGGAGATGAGTTTTCATCTAGGAAAGAAACCCCGACAGGGGGAGGCAAAGATAAGGGAGGGCGAAGACGTCCGTGATGACAATCATGTCAACGATCTGACGACTGAGACTGATGCGTACGGAGGAGAGGAGGGATGTCCTGGGATGTGCTGCATAATGCCCTCCTCCCCGCAAAGTGTGCAATAAACACAACTCGAATGAAGCGGGTTAACCTCACCAGTCAAAGCCGTATTTCTCAGGAAATGACAGAACTGCACAACGGTAAAAGTAAGGAATGATAACACCACAGAGACGACAGCTGTGAACTACAGCTGGAAGACAGAAACTGAAGGTAAAAGTACTGGAACAGCAGAGACGTGATCCGCCGACATGCCGATTCCTTAAGGTATCAAAGTCCGAGGGATGAGTCCCAAAGGTGCTGATGCGGAAACATTTCCTGACCTTTGCTCCGCAGCAAAGTATTGTTGTCCCCGTCGACGGCTCACTCGAAGACCTTGCGGTCTCTATCACTGAGGCCTGCTCAGCATGCAAGTCATGTGATTGGGCTACcgcaaaaaaagagaacattagCAACCCACAATGAAAAATGGTGAGGGCCTTGAACCAGGTTTATGATATTTCTTTGGTtcaacaaacataaaatcacaTGAATGACACTTATTTCAATCAGGTGAGGAACGTGGTGATGTTCTCTTGAGTAATTCCGTCATTCATTTAGTACTGCAGGAGCAGTGACAGTACCCTCCTCATTGTCACCCATTTTTCTGACACTCCCTTCACTCCATGTGTgaatttctttttggttttaaaggTTAGGGTTAGCATGACAGGAAAAAACTTACAAACTAGAGAAAGATTGACAATGACACCTAGAACTTGCTTTCAGCCACCCACACCAACAAGTGGGAGAAGGGGAGACCTGCATTacaccattatttttttttctgttttaaaaccagAGAGTTTTAAAACCTTATAAATGGTAACATTCATTCGCTATTGCCATGACAGGTTTATAAACACCTAAAGGCCTTTTAGAAACCACTATCGTCCATATGATTATATTCCTAACCTTAAATCCAGCTCTTAGAAACAGATGGACAGACCGGGATGATGTAGTTGAAAGACTTTAAGGACTTACTGTTGTTGGACTTGAGATCCCGGTGGATGACGGGGACGATGGCTTCATTGTGCAGGTACACCATCCCTCTTGCTATCTGCACGGCCCAGTTGACCAGGACGTGAGGCGGGATGCGGCGGCCGGCCAGCGCCCGGCTCAGTGGCCCACCCGACGCATACTCCATAATGAGGCACAGGTTGGGCTCCTGCAAGCACACCCCCTTCAGGGCAATAATGTTCTGGTGGGTGAGCATGGCAAACAAATGGGCTTCCTGCTTCACATTCTGCGCCGTCACGCTGATGTCCTCGTCCGGGTCTTGCCGCGCCGCCTTCACGGCCACCAGCTCGCCCCTCCATGTACCTCGATACACTTTCCCGAAGCCCCCAACCCCAATCACCTCCTCCAAGCTCAGTTCCCGGAAATCCACCTCCTCGGGATCGACGGTGCCAACCACAGCATGGTTTAGCTCCTCCACCACGCTGGTACCTGGTAGCTTGGCATATCCACTAGGCTTGAAGGAGCCGTAGTTGGATGGGAAGATGCCCACCTTGTTGTTGACCTTACCTGCCCACCAGCCCTCATCTCCAGATATCTCAGAGTCCTGAGAGAGAACCTCCACCAGGTCACCTTTACGCAAGGTGAGCTCATCTTTACAAGAGGCCTCATAGTCAAACAAGGCCGTCCATACAGGGTTGGTGAAGTTCCCTTTTTGGGACTGATCCAAGTTCTTCCAGTTCGACAGTGAGCTACGACTGAATATGTTCTTCAGCGGCTCCATGGAACCTCCACTATATTGCCTGACTGGATCCGACTGCGCACTCCAGGGGtctgaaaataaagtacaaaGGAGTACTTTATCGCACCTTGCTCCCTTTCCTGTCTTTGTTGTTGTCTCATCAGGGACCAATGAGGTGTGTTCAAAAGTCAGACCAACAGGTGAGCTATGGAAGAGGATTCAGGGACAAATGAAAGCCAAATGTCTTCCATTTGTTCTGGGATTAAACTCAAATCTTTCCATTTCAGCAGTCCTCAGATGGTTTGCTTTTCGTAGCATTTATCAAATCTCTAAAAGACAGCAGTGATTAACTCTCTGAAAGATTGATGTGGTGTGTGGTTTTCCGGCACATGGTTTGAGTAGATTATCATCTCATCATCCTGTGTTTAAAAGACTCTGGAATCAACTCATTATGACTGAATTTGTCCTCCTTTCCCCTCCTCATTCAGAACAACCACCTGTTGAGCAGCAAGTCCGTAGAGTCAAAGTTCAAAATTAATGTTCAGGAATTATCCCGCTTACAGATAAGAGTCCAAATCAACATTTCCCCCACACTTGGTAGTCCATATTcggtttttatgtatttttagcCATTAAGAGCAGTGGCCACCATAAGCAGGAAGCgctgagaggaggagaagaataGCAGGAAAAGGAGCATTCAGTCCAGCCAACCAGTGTTTTACGACAAGTTTCAAGCGCTGACCACTGTTCATTATTTAAGCCCGAGGACCCAGAAAGTGCGCCTGAATGCAACACTGCGGTGACCACACAGGAAATCCCGCATTCCCGTGCGCCACAACATCCATGCTGGCTGTGTTATGAAGGAGCTCATACAAAAACTGCGAGGCGCCGACTCTGGGAACAGGAAGAGTTCTCCAAACCTGCTTGGCTTTTCAGTcctgaggagggaaaaaaatccgaaagaaagaaagacaaactaTTCCCGTTAACTTTAGTTCTTGTTGGGAGTTCAGCGTCGAGCCCGGGTCTCTTCGGTGCTCCGCTTCATAACCACGGTGTCCAAACTGCGGAACTGTTCCGTGAGAAGTTCTTACTCCGTTCCTCTTCCTCGGTCAGCCTTCAGCGGCCAGCACCTCGGACCACTCCAACGTCGCTGCTTACAGCCGCTGTGCCGGAGGGTGGGgtttcaaaacttttcctcTCCCAACAGGAAACAAAGTCAGCTGACACGCTCCCGCCAATGGGGACtaagtaaatacaaaacttccgatttcaaaataaaagttaatcaaAACGGGCCTTGAAGCCAGGCGAAAAGTAGACGGCACACTGCCATACTTAAACGCTTCCGCCATCTTGTGAGTGGCAAGTGTCTCTGAAAAATCTAGTTTCCCTTTAACAGCATTGAAGAACGCTCAGTTAAATTTGATAAATGTTCTGAACTAAAGTTTATTAACAACTACTAATTACACTGACATaactaataattaaaaattaagagTTCAACCAATTTGAAACATAATATGCTCTTACTGAAACCAGATTTGCCTTAATTTACCTTTGAAAACATACAAACtgcttaattaaatgtttattcagctgaaatgaagtgaaaaagaatatccatccatccattttctttacacccttgttccctaaatggggtcgggagggttgctggtgtctatctccagctgcgtcccgggcgagaggcggggttcaccctggacaggtcgccagtctgtcgcagggcaacacaaagacatacaagacaaacaacacactcacacctagggagaatttagagaaaccaattaacctgacagtcatgtttttggactgtgggaggaagccggagaacccggagagaacccaccatgcacagggagaacatgcaaactccatgcagaaagatccctggccgggaatcgaacccagaaccttcttgctgcaaggcaacagctctaccaactccgccactgtgcagcccgtgaaaaagaatatttatcaCTAATTTAATcttattgttctttttgtttgtttgcttttaaccAATTGGTTGGAGCCATTTccattgaaatatttcatcctgAAATCCTTGTTTATTCACATCTCACATATTTAGTGACAGATATTGCTAAAAACACAATCTGACTGAGAGACTGGGTACTTTTGTGTAGAAGGGAATGTTGACCTTTAAAGAGAAGGAACACAAAATTGCAATttaaagggcaaaaaaaaaaaaaaacaccagcgatgattctttaaaaattgctttcatttttgaaaagtacACAATTAGGGAGCTAGACGGAGGCTTAGTGAGGTGGAAGCTTgtaaactgcagctcagaggaggagctttgtccttgaaggcggggctaggtccatccaGGCGTTTTTTTCgtagctgaatggttgccatggagactaaaggatttctcaaacacgcatgaaagaatcaaagcaacccTCTAGGTATGTATTTGATCAGAGAACAGCATGACGTAAAACTCAAAAGTTGATTtcacataataaaacatgacaaattgaGAAAAAGGTAGATAAATACAGaagggaaatatttttatagcactATTTTTATCCAGAAACTTGAACAACAAACAGACTTAACActtaagacaataaaatacaCGTTAAATTAGACAGCCGCATGTTTAAAAACAAGGTGCATTTGATTCAGGCCAATACATTAGGGAAATTCGTTTTCGTTTTTTCCTCCCTCACAtttcctcttgtttttaaaaagtgcagaCAGCCTAGAAGACAGTAGCTTGATGGGAGCGGATGGGAATCAGAGGGGCCACCTTTGGCCCCTGTTGGCTGCTGTGTGGAAACAGTGCGCTTCCTTCTGCGGGCTTGCCTTCCCTTCCCTCCCCCGTACTGCTCTTTGTCTGAACACCAATCCTAAAGTCAACCACCCAAACTCCGATCCCACCCACCTCcgtaccacacacacacacacacacacacacacacacgcacacacacacacacacacacacacacacacacacacacacacacacacacacacacaagaggCTCCTCCTTCCTCCTAGTCCGCTGAGTCAACTCTTGCGCAGGAAGGATGCAGTTGTTTTTGCGGCACCAGATCCAAGTCGCCTCTTTGGTTGGGTGGTAAAAAGCACAGGGTTAACCAAACAAATATGGCAGTGGGAAGAGGAAATGGGCTGAAGACGCTACCAGGGGCAAAGCGGGAGGCCCCCCGACGTTCCAAAAGTGACAACCAACAAGCAGCTCTCCTCCCAACCTGTGCTGTCTTGCACTTAATCTGATTCAAATACCCAAGGAGGAGAGGCTGCCGATAAATGCTAGGCATTGTCTTCCAGAGGGCCGCGTGAGTCACGGAACGTGAAGCCGCGTCCATGGAAACCTTTCCGCGTTGCAAAATTCATGGAGAAGgcaacatcaaaaaaaaaaaaaaaaaaaaaaaaaaaaaaagaaagaaaaaagggaggaaCAAAAAAGGAGCCAAGGGATTACAAATCTTGTGATTTGTGGTTGTGAAACGGGAAAATGAAGGAGGAAGCAGTTTGACGATTCTGCCAAAAGATGCCACAGGGTTTCACTTTTCCACTTCCAGCCGGTGAACCAAACAGCCATTTCTAAAGATGGACGCCCCAGCTTATAGTCCCAATTATCTGCCTTAACATGTTgttatattaatataaaaacaaagtgtaaaaaaaaaccatgccATGAGTTCCAAAAGTTGTAGCTATTTGGCACGTTGCTCCATCACACTGGAAAATGGAAATACACGGATCAACACAAAACTAGGTCCTGATTGGCAGAAGAATATAACTTgattctacactgcaaaaaaagaaaaaactaaaagaatttaacaaagtatttttggtctagtttgttGTACAAACATCTTGGTgagcttgaaataagacaaagataacttacaagtaacttttaagcaagttATAGGTGCTTGTCTAGAATCAATAattgtttgatatttatttttttttaaaactacttgttgcattggcagattattttcacTGCTAACATGGGAAAATTATCTGAACTTTTAGACTTTACAACCACATAAAAATTTCATGAGAAGCAAGTTCAGGTTGTTGGTGTCTTGATTCTCTAGCGTACAACTCAGGGGGAGCATTTatgaaaacgtttttttttgcgattgaataaaaacaaaaagaaaagaaaaacttcaacatttaAGCAGAACGTAACGTgaacttgagtttttttttttttcttttcaagacAACAAAGAAACCACAACAGCCTtctctatttctttttaaattgaaatgtgaactttatttcacccatacaaaataaaaagaacattaaaagtTTACAATACAGAGTAAACTGTCTCGCAACCATTTTTACAACAAGCTCGGCGCGGAAATGGGAGTTCCGCCTCTGCgttcctttaaaataaagaatctaaaagaaggaaaaaaaaacgaaTGTTAAAGACAGAGGAGCGAACGTTGAAGGGTgtggccagaaaaaaaacaaatatttaaaagaaataaaaacaaacaaacaaaaacaaaacacgtgGTCCAATGTTCACTGTGTATTTTACAGGCAAATAAATTTATggttaagtgaaataataaaaaaacacactcagatCAAACGTTTTACCCCCTGCTGATGTGGTCGAAATCAATTTTGAGTTTAAAGTAGAGACTAAATTTGAAACGAAAGCAAACAGAGGGTTGCAAACACAtggtagaaagaaaataaataaaaaatattcacctgCTTTCCTGTCGACTGAGATCAGGCACGACTAAAACGATGCGACCGGCATCTTAACAGTCGGCTGAAAGACGACACCAAATACACGCTTTCAGAACTCACCTGGCCATCAGCCTGAGCTTTAAAGAGTTGATTTATCTTTGGGTAGGAGgaactgcatttgtttttattatgctgagaaagttttggaaaaaaaaaaaaagaccgcaaaatgaaacaaaaagctgtGAGGTGAAATAAACCACACCTATCCTGTCTGCTGAGGCTCACTGTATTATACTAGTCAAGACCAAAAGACAAAGAACTGAACAGCAAAGACCTAGCTTAAAAAACAATCCCCCCCATctctacattaaaataaaagctttttaaaaaaattaaaacacctAATGTACAACAAGGTTTTGTCTCTTACAGCTTTCTTCTGTCAGCAGGCTGCAATGAAGATGAAGAGTCCTCTtcttcactgctgcagcagccaCCAGGGGGCCAACTTCATCTGGAAATAATgctgggtttgtgtgtgtgtgtgtgtgtgtaagagatAAAGAGAGGATGTTGGTGGGGAGGGAAGTAGCTAAGAGTCATAGTCTTCGTCGTCGTCCTCCTCCTCGTTTTTGTGCGGCGCGGGAGCTGGGGGGGGCAGAGCGACGCTCACCATGGAAGGATGAGGGGCGAACGCCATGGTGCCCTGGGCCGGAGCCGGAGCCGGAGCCGGATTGGCCGCTGTCACCATGTTGCCCGTGTTTCCGAACTGGGAGTGGGGGTTTGAGCTGAGAAGAAGAGGGGGcacaagaagaaaatgtatgATATAGGCCGCTGAGAGTCGTTCCAAACTCTTTATATTACATTGAGTTTTGATTAGCAgtataaaagacaaagtttgttaataaaatgcatgccacacttttcatttttttggggttttgttttgtttttttggggtgggggaTGGGGTATTGAGAAATGTACAGCTCTACAATCCTCAACATAACATGCTAATAAATGGATTAACGTTATGgttatgataataataatagaagggatgggcatttattgtatcgCTTATCGCGATAAAATTCTTATCGCGATAACAATTTGGATTTCTTGTCATCATGATGAATTCCATATAACGAGATTTGAAAATCCCCAAAACTGTCTGGATCGTTTTCTCCGTAACGCCTCCCCTAAtcaatagtaataataatgcaGAGCACAAATCAAGACTCTTCACAGGAATCAAGCAAAATTATATCTTCCTGTATCAATCAAAAGTGGAGTTCAAGAGGTATGAAAACCTTTGCATGGGATGTGGATAGTTCAAATATGTGAGCATCATTGaagaaaattgtctttttttgtctcttcctcCTATAAAGAAGATCCTCATGTCTaaattcaacagaaatgttttttcttctgattcCGGTGGGAAAACAGCACCCTCTACTGGTTTGGGATTataatgtcactttaaaaacttctgaaatTATTCCAACCCTGCACATCTAAATTCGTAATTCTAATGGAGGGCTTTTAGTAGCCATAGAGACCTGACATTATTTCTGCTTCAAGCTTAATAAATCATCTCTAAaagtagatttcttttaaaattaaaagcacttttatttaaagtgcttttaatTTAAGCACCTAATTACCTCACCTGAATGCAGTTCTGTCATTCAGCCTCCATTTTGCTCCCTGTCTGGTCACTCGTCTCTACCTTTTCCAGCCGCTCTGGGCTGTCGGAGTGACAAGCTTTCAGGCGCACGGCGTCTTCGTCTCCTCACCTGTGGAACATGGATGCAGCCTGCTGGTTTGTGCTTGACTGGGAGCCGTCGTCCTCGTCCCCGTACGTCTCGCTGTCTTCGGAATCTTCCTGTTTTCACCGACATAAGAGCACAaaagtgtgttgttgtttttttgtctcccaACACTAACATCACTGTTTAAATGATCTCCCACCTCTTGCTCCGACTCTGTTCCAGAAAGCTTCTTGTCTTTGCCTTTGGAGCCGGCTCCCCCATTCTTGCGACCAGATCCTGGCTTTCGTCccctaaaaaattttttattaaaaaaaaagtaaaaaaaataaaataaaattaaaataggaATAAATAAGTAGGTTTTATAATAAAAGGTGAAGGCAGGTGGTGCTTCCAggaaagttttcagtttgtgaaCTCAGTAAATAACTACTTTGGAACACTAAAACAAAGATTTCCTTATTAAAGAGAAGTTACTTCACaacataaagtcagaaaatgtttacatttgcagtaaaaacaaaaaacaaaaacttaaccAAAGCCATATTTAAAGTGCATTTAATCTTATTTCGAACCCTGTAGGAGTTGCTTTGTGGAAAAATGTCAACTAATCAAGTTTAACAACTGTAAGACATATTTAACATATTATACTGagctttaattaataaaaaaaatgtttttatccaaaatacaaattaaaaagttgttgtaactcatatcaatcaagtatcttcaaagagcCATTATGGATGCAGTGGGCAGAAAGGgcctccagtagcagtcagcgTCGAAACAAATCAGATGAGGCCCCTAACTGAAGACGGTTTCGGTACGACAGTGATGACATGCAAACAGATGGGGTCATAGTTCAGGGAATGAACTGTACCCAACcgtaaattacagaaaaaaaaaacaacttgttgctatggttacacATTATAACAACTGTCCAAAAgcaaaaccagagggaataattgtccttagccaaaaacaataacagacaaaaagaagaaatcagaaCTAAAGTAACAGATAACGTGCTACCACCATGAGGTGgcgcaattttttatttatttattttttcacgaATGAATGGTTTTTGACTCTATTGTACTTCCCTAACTCTGAGCAGTCTGTTCTGTTGACCCCGACAGAGCGCTGGCTCCCTGAACTACCTGCGAGGGACTTTTTCTCCTCCGGCCTCGGTGTGGTTCTCCTCGCCCTCGCCCTGCATGTCCGGCACCGTCGCCACCAAGTCTTTGAGGAAGTCAAACTGCTGCTCCAGCTCGATGCACTGCTTCCTGCCAAAAAACAGATGCAACgggctttaaaaatatttacaatattttgatCTTTAAGACCTATGGCAAACCCGTTCCAAACGCAGTAACTCACAGGTGCGAAGTCGTCATGGTCTTGGCGTTCCTCGACTGGGTGACCTGGCAGGCCTTCGTCAGCAGCGACTCCAGGAAAAGCTCCAGAGCTCTCGCTGAGGCTTTGCTTCAGGAAAATAAACCGCTGCAGGTCCCAATCCATGGTTTTTGTCCTTGGTTTATGAATTCAttcatgaaaacaattttttgggatt from Gambusia affinis linkage group LG18, SWU_Gaff_1.0, whole genome shotgun sequence carries:
- the drap1 gene encoding dr1-associated corepressor, whose product is MPSKKKKYNARFPPARIKKIMQTDEEIGKVAAAVPVIISRALELFLESLLTKACQVTQSRNAKTMTTSHLKQCIELEQQFDFLKDLVATVPDMQGEGEENHTEAGGEKVPRRGRKPGSGRKNGGAGSKGKDKKLSGTESEQEEDSEDSETYGDEDDGSQSSTNQQAASMFHSSNPHSQFGNTGNMVTAANPAPAPAPAQGTMAFAPHPSMVSVALPPPAPAPHKNEEEDDDEDYDS